The following are encoded in a window of Microvirga ossetica genomic DNA:
- a CDS encoding NADPH-dependent FMN reductase — MTTFKVGYLIGSLAKGSINRKLATALTLVAPEHLTFTEIPIKDLPLYSYDYDADYPPTAKAFKDAIASVDAVLFVTPEYNRSIPGALKNAIDWASRPYGKNSFTRKPSAVIGTSPGAIGTAVGQQHLRSVLGFCNSPQMNAPEAYIQFTPGLITDEGEVTNESTAEFLKNYMAEFHQFIVRVYTALPRDA; from the coding sequence ATGACCACGTTCAAAGTCGGCTATCTGATCGGCAGCCTTGCCAAGGGTTCGATCAACCGCAAGCTCGCCACGGCGCTGACCCTCGTCGCTCCGGAGCACCTCACGTTCACCGAGATTCCGATCAAGGACCTTCCGCTCTACAGCTACGACTACGATGCGGATTACCCGCCTACGGCGAAAGCGTTCAAAGACGCCATCGCGTCCGTCGACGCGGTGCTGTTCGTCACGCCCGAGTACAACCGCTCGATCCCGGGCGCACTCAAGAACGCCATCGACTGGGCGAGCCGTCCCTACGGGAAGAACTCATTCACGCGCAAGCCGTCCGCCGTGATCGGTACCTCGCCGGGCGCCATCGGCACCGCCGTAGGACAGCAGCACCTGCGCAGCGTGCTCGGCTTCTGCAACTCGCCGCAGATGAACGCCCCCGAGGCCTACATCCAGTTCACGCCGGGCCTGATCACCGATGAGGGCGAGGTCACGAACGAGTCCACGGCCGAGTTCCTGAAGAACTACATGGCGGAGTTCCACCAGTTTATCGTGCGGGTCTACACCGCTCTACCCCGCGACGCCTGA
- a CDS encoding DUF1612 domain-containing protein: MKRVSHWPAVAAAAVAWDAWLDLNLYTRQPWLGLIMAASILRARGLTTHLLPLAAGFKQSKFRPQGREGILEKLQGFCQVLEEAVEIANKDLERLILAQQLMNRVADKCRSNSILPGLVNLFLSRPLVTVPLGAKLLKVTPKAVDLMLLQLGRSLPRELTGRRRYRAWGII, encoded by the coding sequence GTGAAGCGGGTTTCCCACTGGCCGGCAGTCGCCGCGGCCGCCGTCGCCTGGGATGCCTGGCTCGATCTGAACCTCTACACCCGGCAACCATGGCTCGGATTGATCATGGCCGCGTCGATCCTCCGGGCTCGAGGGCTGACAACCCATCTCCTGCCGCTGGCCGCTGGGTTTAAGCAATCGAAATTCCGGCCGCAGGGCAGGGAAGGGATCCTGGAAAAGCTGCAGGGCTTCTGCCAGGTGCTCGAAGAGGCCGTTGAGATCGCCAACAAGGATCTGGAGAGGCTGATCCTCGCTCAACAACTCATGAACCGTGTGGCTGATAAATGCCGCAGCAATTCCATTCTGCCCGGGCTCGTGAACCTATTCCTGTCGCGCCCTCTGGTGACGGTGCCGCTGGGTGCGAAACTGCTCAAAGTGACACCCAAGGCCGTGGACCTGATGCTCCTGCAACTGGGCCGATCCCTGCCGAGGGAACTGACCGGCCGCCGGCGCTATAGGGCATGGGGGATCATCTAA
- the dinB gene encoding DNA polymerase IV, translating into MVRPAPDPEEVQRRASHAFGEPSVLTGRQRKIIHIDMDAFFASVEQRDNPELRGKPVAVGGAGERGVVAAASYEARKFGVRSAMASTMARRQCPDLIFVPPRFDVYREISQQIRTIFAEYTPLIEPLSLDEAYLDVTENIKGVTSATRIAEEIRAKIREQTALTASAGVSYNKFLAKLASDYRKPDGLFVITPRMGPDFVEALPVGRFHGIGPATTAKMNRLAIQTGLDLRSQTLPFLQEQFGKAGSYYYWISRGVDHRPVQPNRIRKSVGAENTFSNDLIAFEEMKQSLVPIVDKVWRYCEGTGIRGRTVTLKVKYADFQQVTRSRSLATPMDSKAALEHASIELLKSLLPVSKGVRLLGITLSALGADEDHESPQLTLAL; encoded by the coding sequence ATGGTAAGGCCAGCCCCCGACCCGGAAGAAGTTCAAAGGCGAGCCTCTCACGCGTTTGGCGAGCCGTCGGTGCTCACTGGGCGGCAGCGCAAGATCATTCACATCGACATGGACGCGTTCTTTGCGTCTGTCGAACAGCGCGATAACCCGGAGCTGCGCGGCAAACCCGTAGCTGTGGGTGGAGCAGGTGAGCGGGGCGTCGTGGCGGCTGCCAGCTACGAGGCCCGCAAGTTCGGTGTCCGCTCTGCTATGGCCTCGACCATGGCGCGGCGCCAATGTCCCGACCTCATCTTCGTGCCACCGCGCTTTGATGTGTACCGAGAGATCTCGCAGCAGATCCGCACAATCTTCGCCGAATATACGCCGCTCATCGAGCCGCTCTCGCTCGACGAGGCGTATCTCGATGTCACCGAGAACATCAAAGGCGTCACATCGGCCACGCGGATCGCAGAGGAGATCCGGGCGAAGATCCGCGAGCAGACGGCTCTGACGGCTTCAGCTGGCGTGTCCTACAACAAGTTCCTGGCCAAACTCGCCTCGGACTACCGAAAGCCGGATGGCCTCTTCGTGATCACACCCCGGATGGGTCCTGACTTCGTCGAGGCTCTGCCGGTGGGCAGGTTCCATGGCATCGGACCTGCCACCACGGCAAAGATGAACCGGCTGGCGATCCAGACCGGCCTGGACCTGCGATCCCAGACCCTCCCGTTCTTGCAGGAGCAATTCGGTAAGGCCGGATCTTACTACTACTGGATTTCCCGTGGCGTCGATCACCGTCCCGTGCAGCCGAACCGGATCCGCAAGTCGGTTGGAGCGGAAAACACCTTCTCGAACGATCTGATTGCTTTCGAAGAGATGAAGCAAAGCCTCGTGCCGATCGTCGACAAGGTCTGGCGTTACTGCGAGGGGACAGGCATCCGCGGACGCACGGTCACGTTGAAGGTCAAGTATGCGGATTTCCAGCAAGTCACCCGCAGCCGATCCTTGGCGACCCCGATGGATAGTAAGGCGGCATTAGAACACGCAAGCATCGAGCTTCTGAAATCCCTGCTGCCTGTGTCGAAGGGTGTGCGCCTGCTTGGGATCACCCTCTCGGCGCTCGGGGCGGATGAGGATCACGAGAGCCCGCAACTGACTCTGGCGCTCTGA
- a CDS encoding ImuA family protein, with protein MHAKPPEAIAELRRQIAHLERGSQRRRPLPFGVPPIDEHLPGHGLARGTLHEIIEAGAASEFAGAATLFTAGIAARLKGPVLWCLTRRDLFAPGLLRAGLHPDRVIYVETFHDRDILPLVEEGLHEKGLGAVVGEVTRLGLTASRRLQLAAESSGVTALLLRRWWTVADKDLIRLPTAASTRWRVAPVESERLPAPGLGRARWQVDLVRCRGAEPRSWILEACDAKGRLALPADLADRPDPAQVRRAATR; from the coding sequence ATGCATGCCAAGCCCCCGGAGGCCATCGCGGAGTTACGGCGGCAGATTGCGCACCTCGAGCGCGGGTCGCAGCGCCGCCGGCCCCTACCCTTCGGCGTGCCACCCATCGACGAACACCTTCCTGGCCATGGCTTGGCTCGTGGCACCCTGCACGAGATCATCGAGGCAGGAGCGGCTTCCGAGTTTGCCGGAGCCGCCACCCTGTTCACGGCCGGCATTGCCGCACGGCTCAAGGGACCGGTTCTCTGGTGCCTGACCCGGCGCGACCTCTTCGCCCCTGGCCTGCTGCGGGCCGGGTTGCATCCGGATCGCGTTATCTATGTCGAGACCTTCCATGACCGGGATATCCTGCCCCTCGTCGAAGAGGGCCTGCACGAGAAAGGCCTCGGAGCGGTTGTTGGCGAGGTCACGCGGCTCGGCCTCACCGCCTCACGCCGACTGCAGCTGGCAGCGGAGTCCTCGGGTGTCACCGCTCTCCTGCTCCGGCGCTGGTGGACCGTTGCCGACAAGGACCTGATCCGGCTGCCCACCGCCGCTTCGACCCGTTGGCGCGTAGCACCAGTGGAATCCGAACGCCTACCGGCTCCCGGCCTCGGCCGGGCCCGTTGGCAGGTCGACCTTGTGCGCTGCCGTGGCGCTGAACCCCGATCCTGGATCCTGGAGGCCTGCGATGCGAAGGGTCGTCTCGCTTTACCTGCCGACCTGGCCGACCGACCGGATCCGGCGCA
- a CDS encoding ATP-dependent helicase, producing MSANPAYLNQLNPRQRQAVEHGVLADGSLSAAPLLVFAGAGSGKTNTLAHRVAHLIVNGADPRRILLLTFSRRAAAEMARRVERIAGQVLGQNAGVMTDALTWAGTFHGIGARLLRDYAPEIGLDPAFSIHDREDSADLMNLVRHELGFSTTQSRFPTKATCLAIYSRCVNAETALEEVLRTSYPWCAGWAAELRQLFAAYVEAKQRQNVLDYDDLLLYLAQMVAEPSIATELGGRFDHVLVDEYQDTNRLQSSILLALKPSGQGLTVVGDDAQSIYSFRAATVRNILDFPSQFSPQAEIVTLDRNYRSSQPILAAANAVIELASERFTKNLWTDRASSERPQLVAVRDETDQARYVVEQVLANRENGISLKQQAVLFRTSHHSGPLEVELTRRNIPFVKFGGLKFLDAAHVKDLLALLRFVQNPRDRVAGFRLMQLLPGVGPTSAQRVLDRMHDAADPIGALMEAPFPPRAGDEWPSFVNAIAQLRAGTAGWPAELEQARTWYEPHLERMHDDAATRKADLIQLEQIAGGYPSRERFLTELTLDPPDATSDQAGVPLRDEDYLILSTIHSAKGQEWNSVFVLNVVDGCIPSDLGTGTTAEIEEERRLLYVAMTRAKDHLHLIVPQRFFTHQQPATGDRHVYAARTRFIPSSLLKLFERVSWPVAVPDPAISPAATKSIRVDVGAKMRGMWR from the coding sequence GTGTCTGCGAACCCTGCCTACCTTAACCAACTCAACCCGCGGCAGCGTCAGGCGGTCGAACACGGTGTCCTGGCCGATGGCTCACTTTCGGCTGCGCCACTTCTGGTTTTCGCGGGAGCCGGTTCGGGCAAGACCAACACCCTGGCCCATCGTGTGGCGCATCTGATCGTCAACGGCGCTGATCCGCGCCGCATCCTCCTGCTGACTTTCTCCCGCCGGGCCGCGGCCGAGATGGCGCGTCGGGTCGAGCGGATCGCGGGCCAAGTTCTGGGCCAGAACGCAGGCGTGATGACCGACGCCCTCACCTGGGCCGGGACGTTCCACGGCATCGGCGCCAGGCTCCTGCGCGACTACGCGCCCGAAATCGGTCTCGACCCCGCCTTCTCGATCCACGACCGCGAGGACTCGGCCGACCTGATGAACCTCGTCCGGCACGAACTCGGTTTCTCCACCACCCAGAGCCGCTTTCCCACGAAGGCAACCTGCCTGGCGATCTATTCCCGCTGCGTGAATGCCGAGACGGCTCTTGAGGAGGTGCTACGTACTTCATACCCATGGTGCGCCGGCTGGGCCGCCGAGTTGCGGCAGTTGTTCGCCGCCTATGTTGAAGCCAAGCAGCGCCAGAACGTGCTCGACTACGACGATCTCCTGCTCTACTTGGCCCAGATGGTGGCCGAGCCGTCAATCGCCACCGAACTCGGTGGGCGTTTCGACCATGTCCTTGTCGATGAGTACCAGGACACCAACCGGCTCCAGTCCTCGATCCTGCTGGCCCTTAAGCCAAGCGGCCAGGGCCTGACCGTGGTCGGGGACGATGCCCAGTCGATCTATTCCTTCCGCGCCGCGACCGTGCGCAACATCCTCGACTTCCCCTCTCAGTTCAGCCCGCAGGCCGAGATCGTCACCCTCGACCGCAACTACCGCTCATCCCAGCCTATCCTGGCCGCGGCCAATGCGGTGATCGAGCTCGCCTCGGAGCGCTTCACTAAAAATCTTTGGACAGATCGCGCCTCCAGTGAGCGGCCGCAGCTGGTGGCCGTCCGCGACGAGACCGATCAGGCCCGATATGTGGTCGAGCAGGTGCTGGCGAACCGCGAGAATGGCATCAGCCTCAAGCAGCAGGCGGTGCTGTTTCGGACCTCGCATCACAGCGGGCCGCTGGAGGTGGAGCTGACCCGCCGCAACATACCCTTCGTGAAGTTCGGAGGCCTGAAGTTCCTCGACGCCGCCCACGTCAAGGACCTGCTCGCCCTGCTGCGGTTTGTCCAAAACCCGCGCGATCGGGTGGCCGGCTTCCGGCTGATGCAGCTTCTGCCCGGCGTCGGTCCCACCTCGGCCCAGCGCGTGCTCGATCGCATGCATGACGCCGCCGATCCGATCGGAGCGCTCATGGAAGCGCCTTTCCCGCCCCGGGCGGGAGACGAGTGGCCCTCGTTCGTCAATGCGATTGCACAGCTTCGCGCGGGCACCGCAGGATGGCCGGCGGAACTCGAGCAGGCGCGGACCTGGTACGAGCCCCACCTCGAGCGTATGCACGATGATGCCGCGACCCGCAAAGCCGACCTGATCCAGTTGGAGCAGATTGCGGGAGGCTATCCCTCGCGCGAGCGCTTCCTGACCGAGCTTACACTCGATCCGCCGGATGCCACGAGCGATCAGGCTGGGGTGCCTCTGCGCGATGAGGACTACCTGATTCTGTCGACCATCCATTCCGCCAAGGGCCAGGAATGGAATTCGGTGTTCGTGCTGAACGTGGTCGATGGCTGCATCCCGTCCGATCTCGGCACCGGCACTACGGCGGAGATCGAGGAGGAGCGGCGGCTCCTATACGTGGCCATGACCCGGGCCAAGGACCACCTGCATCTAATCGTGCCGCAGCGGTTCTTCACCCATCAACAACCCGCCACGGGCGATCGTCATGTTTACGCTGCCCGCACCCGCTTTATCCCGAGTAGTCTCCTGAAGCTGTTCGAACGGGTGTCATGGCCCGTGGCTGTGCCGGACCCAGCAATCTCACCTGCTGCGACAAAAAGCATTCGCGTGGATGTCGGCGCAAAGATGCGTGGCATGTGGCGATAG
- the recA gene encoding recombinase RecA yields the protein MTTDKTKAIETAVSQIERAFGKGAIMRLGGDQVVEVETVSTGSLGLDIALGVGGLPRGRIIEVYGPESSGKTTLALQTIAEAQKKGGVCGFIDAEHALDPVYARKLGVNLDDLLVAQPDNGEQALEIADTLVRSSSVDVLVIDSVAALTPKAEIEGEMGESRPGLQARLMSQALRKLTGSISRTKTMVIFINQIRMKIGVMYGSPETTTGGNALKFYASVRLDIRRTSTLKDRDEPIGNQVRVKVVKNKVAPPFKQVEFDIMFGEGISKMGELIDLGVKANVVEKSGAWFSYDSQRLGQGRENAKTFLKDNPEIAAEIEGKICQNAGLLIAELQGNDDVGASEDAA from the coding sequence ATGACCACGGATAAAACAAAAGCAATCGAGACTGCCGTCAGCCAGATTGAACGAGCCTTTGGCAAGGGCGCCATCATGCGCCTTGGTGGCGATCAGGTTGTCGAAGTGGAGACGGTTTCCACCGGATCACTGGGGCTCGACATCGCTCTCGGGGTCGGCGGTCTGCCGCGCGGCCGGATCATTGAGGTGTATGGACCGGAATCGTCCGGAAAGACGACGCTCGCACTCCAGACCATCGCCGAGGCTCAGAAGAAGGGCGGCGTCTGCGGCTTCATCGATGCCGAGCACGCGCTGGATCCAGTCTATGCCCGCAAGCTCGGGGTGAACCTGGACGATCTTCTCGTCGCCCAACCGGACAACGGTGAACAGGCCCTCGAGATTGCCGATACGCTCGTGCGCTCGAGTTCTGTGGATGTCCTGGTCATCGACTCAGTGGCAGCCCTCACGCCTAAGGCCGAGATCGAGGGCGAGATGGGCGAGAGCCGTCCTGGTCTCCAGGCCCGCCTGATGAGTCAGGCGCTACGCAAGCTTACCGGTTCGATCAGCCGCACCAAGACGATGGTGATTTTCATCAACCAAATCCGCATGAAGATCGGTGTCATGTACGGAAGCCCAGAGACCACCACCGGCGGCAATGCGTTGAAGTTCTACGCCTCGGTCCGCCTCGACATCCGTCGCACGTCCACTCTGAAGGACCGCGATGAGCCGATCGGCAACCAGGTGCGCGTGAAGGTGGTCAAGAACAAGGTTGCTCCGCCCTTCAAGCAGGTCGAGTTCGACATCATGTTCGGTGAGGGCATCTCGAAGATGGGAGAATTGATCGATCTCGGCGTGAAGGCCAACGTAGTCGAGAAGTCCGGCGCCTGGTTCTCCTACGACAGCCAGCGCCTCGGACAGGGGCGTGAGAACGCCAAGACCTTCCTGAAGGACAATCCCGAGATTGCGGCCGAGATCGAAGGCAAGATCTGCCAGAATGCTGGTCTCCTGATCGCGGAGCTACAGGGCAACGATGACGTGGGCGCATCAGAGGATGCAGCCTGA